One segment of Geminicoccaceae bacterium DNA contains the following:
- a CDS encoding aspartyl/asparaginyl beta-hydroxylase domain-containing protein has translation MDIGVPLRDLGPVKVGPLVELVNGLSEKDWTEYNFRRDALADKVHSVTDNIVLKTEWHPSATTTGIKHFEDLVWAWATERGLDPTKFLPVAREETDTWPVFTMPDYARYRDIVEPVVEQVVERIKGPRGIVTRIALVRLRGGDKIAPHVDGHLMATRSHRIHVPLSPSQSVTYKIDGRKLEMKLGHAYDFNNRKRHSVRNEGRRHRVNLFIDYCPDRGLFIPDPFSSDAPLYAPRTPVLAA, from the coding sequence ATGGATATCGGTGTACCGCTACGCGATCTCGGGCCGGTCAAGGTCGGGCCGTTGGTTGAGCTGGTCAACGGTCTGAGCGAGAAGGATTGGACAGAATACAATTTCCGTCGGGATGCGCTGGCGGACAAGGTTCATTCGGTGACGGACAACATCGTGCTGAAGACCGAATGGCATCCGTCGGCCACCACGACAGGCATCAAGCATTTCGAGGATCTGGTCTGGGCCTGGGCCACCGAGCGCGGCCTCGACCCCACAAAGTTCCTGCCTGTGGCACGTGAGGAAACCGACACATGGCCAGTGTTCACCATGCCCGATTACGCCCGCTACCGGGATATCGTCGAACCCGTCGTGGAACAGGTCGTCGAACGGATCAAGGGACCGCGTGGCATCGTCACCCGCATTGCTCTTGTCCGGTTGCGTGGGGGAGACAAGATTGCTCCCCATGTGGATGGTCACCTGATGGCTACACGCTCCCATCGGATCCATGTGCCGCTCAGTCCGTCCCAGTCGGTCACCTACAAGATCGACGGCCGCAAGCTCGAAATGAAACTCGGGCACGCCTATGACTTCAACAACCGCAAACGGCATTCCGTGCGCAATGAAGGCCGAAGGCACAGGGTCAACCTGTTCATCGACTATTGTCCCGACCGTGGGCTCTTCATACCCGATCCATTTTCCTCTGAC
- the lexA gene encoding transcriptional repressor LexA, translating into MLTQRQLQLLRFVHEHMDKHGICPSFEEMRAALGLRSKSGIHRLVSGLEERGFIRRLAYRARAVEILKLPPVGSGDRDKGVPRLVDDQAGGLREEAARDFGKASEPVLFGDASVPASAFASEEPGRDLVGCREAASNILRGNFRGRSHRPSDIDGGSVSLPLYGRIAAGTPIEAFADNETVIQVPNLLMGDGEHYVVQVAGDSMIEAGVVDGDYVVIQRCDTAENGTIVVALVEGREVTLKRIRRRGASIALEPANPNYEIRIFGPHQVKVQGRLVGLLRRY; encoded by the coding sequence GTGCTGACGCAACGACAACTGCAACTTCTGCGATTTGTTCATGAACACATGGATAAGCACGGGATTTGTCCGTCCTTTGAGGAGATGCGGGCGGCGCTTGGTTTGAGATCGAAGTCGGGAATACATCGGCTTGTCTCGGGACTGGAAGAGCGGGGGTTCATTCGCCGGCTTGCATACCGGGCGCGTGCGGTGGAAATCCTCAAGTTGCCACCGGTCGGAAGTGGCGACCGTGACAAGGGCGTGCCGAGACTGGTTGACGATCAGGCCGGTGGGTTGCGCGAGGAGGCTGCGCGGGATTTTGGCAAGGCGAGCGAGCCCGTTCTCTTTGGTGACGCATCGGTGCCGGCGAGTGCATTTGCGAGTGAAGAACCGGGGCGAGACCTTGTCGGATGTCGTGAAGCGGCAAGCAACATCCTGCGAGGCAATTTTCGCGGACGCTCACATCGACCCAGTGACATTGATGGCGGCAGTGTAAGCTTGCCGCTTTATGGCCGAATCGCGGCCGGTACACCCATTGAAGCCTTTGCCGACAACGAGACGGTTATCCAGGTGCCAAACCTGCTCATGGGCGACGGCGAGCACTATGTCGTTCAGGTGGCCGGCGATTCGATGATCGAGGCAGGGGTGGTGGACGGCGACTATGTCGTCATCCAGCGCTGCGACACGGCCGAGAACGGTACCATCGTGGTGGCCCTGGTCGAGGGCCGCGAGGTTACTCTCAAGCGTATCCGCCGGCGTGGCGCGTCCATTGCCCTGGAGCCGGCCAATCCCAACTACGAAATCCGTATCTTTGGCCCGCATCAGGTCAAGGTCCAGGGAAGGCTCGTGGGGTTGTTGCGGCGCTACTGA
- a CDS encoding molybdopterin molybdotransferase MoeA: MIEVSEAQERIYAAAPAMPTEWVPLGNALGRVLACDVEARRDQPPRAVSAMDGYAVRSVDASGTMRVVGEVAAGSAVDIGLGSGEAVRIFTGGVLPKGADAVLIQENARREGDMLSATGPVHPGLFVRPQGLDFAAGYRGLRAGRVLDPRALGLAAVMGHGHVGVRIRPRVGVLATGDELRLPGETPEAHQITSSNSTALCAMLRCWGAEPVDLGIARDDRNALADALAHARNVDMLVTTGGASVGEHDLIREVMTGVGIELNFWKIRMRPGKPLIFGRLAERPFLGLPGNPVSTIVCGIMFLRGAVYSSLGLYAGLPWRDAAIAHDLEANDTRRDFVRGFRLDDGRVDVAARQDSSMLAVMSGADVLLERPPFDPARKAGETMRVLDLAEVLHVMV; this comes from the coding sequence ATGATCGAAGTGAGTGAAGCGCAGGAGCGCATCTATGCCGCGGCACCGGCCATGCCAACGGAGTGGGTGCCGCTCGGTAACGCATTGGGGCGGGTGCTGGCGTGTGATGTCGAGGCGCGGCGCGATCAGCCGCCACGAGCCGTTTCGGCAATGGATGGATATGCGGTCCGCTCGGTTGATGCGTCGGGGACGATGCGGGTTGTCGGCGAGGTTGCGGCGGGCTCGGCCGTCGACATAGGGCTGGGTTCGGGCGAGGCTGTCCGCATTTTTACGGGTGGCGTGCTGCCCAAGGGGGCGGATGCCGTCCTTATCCAGGAAAATGCGCGGCGAGAGGGGGACATGTTGTCTGCCACCGGGCCCGTGCATCCGGGTCTGTTCGTCCGCCCGCAGGGGCTCGATTTTGCGGCAGGATACCGGGGGTTGCGGGCAGGGCGGGTGCTTGATCCCCGCGCACTGGGGTTGGCAGCCGTGATGGGGCATGGCCATGTCGGTGTTCGGATCCGTCCGCGCGTGGGCGTGCTCGCCACCGGAGATGAACTGCGGCTGCCTGGTGAAACGCCCGAAGCGCACCAGATCACTTCGTCAAACTCCACGGCCCTTTGCGCCATGCTTCGCTGCTGGGGAGCCGAGCCGGTGGATCTGGGCATTGCCCGTGACGACAGGAATGCCCTTGCCGATGCGCTGGCCCACGCCCGGAATGTCGACATGCTGGTAACGACAGGAGGCGCTTCGGTAGGCGAACACGACCTCATCCGCGAGGTCATGACGGGAGTCGGGATCGAATTGAATTTCTGGAAGATTCGCATGAGGCCCGGGAAGCCCCTGATCTTCGGCCGGCTCGCCGAGCGACCGTTCCTCGGACTGCCTGGGAATCCGGTATCGACCATCGTTTGTGGGATTATGTTCCTGCGCGGCGCTGTATACAGCAGTCTCGGCCTGTATGCGGGCTTGCCATGGAGGGATGCCGCGATTGCCCACGATCTGGAGGCCAACGACACCCGGCGCGATTTCGTACGCGGCTTCCGGCTCGATGATGGAAGGGTTGATGTCGCCGCACGCCAGGACAGTTCGATGCTGGCGGTCATGAGCGGTGCCGACGTGCTGCTCGAACGTCCCCCATTCGATCCAGCGCGCAAGGCCGGTGAAACCATGCGTGTACTCGACTTGGCCGAGGTGCTTCACGTGATGGTTTAA